A region of the Cyprinus carpio isolate SPL01 chromosome A14, ASM1834038v1, whole genome shotgun sequence genome:
gcctTAGGCCTGCTCTTATACAATAGACCAGCTTACATGTAAATGTGGGCcctgcattgtttttatttgggCTACTTGGGTACCAAATGGGCATGATTCCAATATGGGCGAAAATAAGTTGGCCCCATGTATGGGCCATAGTTCAGTCATTAATCAGTCATTATTAATGGGAAATAAGTGCATGGTCTAAAAAAGAGCAACACATATGAGTCTCCCATGGGCTAACACAATCATTCCCATATTGGTTGCCCACATGGGCCCAAGATATAtcccacatactgtatacaccGATCACTGATTAACCATTAAGACTGGTTggattaaattataaacaaacattacattttaactgAACAAGAAGAGAGGCAAATTAAAAGTTTGGTAGTaagaggtttttgttttgttttgtttttttactcacaCAATTGAAAACATAATGaagagtttaaattttttttattttttatgatattttgtgataatagtactgttttgaaataaaaatataatttgaatatacaggtccttctcaaaaaattagcatattgtgaaaaagttcattattttccataatgtaatgataaaaattaaactttcatatattttagattcattgcacaccaactgaaatatttttgcaccaaagcaattaaaaaaaaaaatgattgtacaATCAACTACACAGTGAATCTATCGGTatctagtatgtgtgtgtgatctaaATTAATGTTTCTATGGTATTTCATGATGATAAATGAGTTCTATGAACTAATGGTTCAGCAAGGTCGAGGTTTCTTTGGGATATGAAAGTTACACGTGTGACTGGTGTGAGTTTAGTGAAACGTGACATCAATGTTCTGATTTAGTGCCAAAGTGACTGTAAGCAAATGAATCAGATGTGATGGAGACAGATGACAGCTAACTGTCACATCAAATACACGCATTGTACATTAAAGTAAGCCATGTGATACTGTAAACACTGGCCTTATTATGGTAGAGACTGGTAGAGAAATTACTGGAATACATGTAACAATAATCTGATGTGAAAAGTATGTACAGCTGTAATGAAAGCATGAGCTCAGGATTTGAAAGAATGGCAAGTGGTTATCAGTTTggaattttgaaaatgtatacctcacacaatgaaaatattgtgaaaaaactGCAGTAGCAATAGGTAGcctcatgtttgtttgttttttcttctctattgttttagtaatttccccttaaaaatagaaaaatatctCTATAAGCACATGAAGGATACTTGAGGCAAAACATGCagtataaaatatacacataaatcaTTTAGtaaagataatgaaaaaaaaaaaaactgtcaaaaaataactaaaaataatatttaaaaatacaaaaatgcaaactAACATTGCcaacatatctttaaaaaataaacaaatcatgaaAATGTATGGGCGTATTAAGGGACTTGAGTTAAGTATCAGGGTTTCTGCaagttttatgaaggtaaatttaagagtttttaagaccttttttgcAAGatctaattaaagaaaaaaattagaaaaaaactgaaggaagcgtgttctctaaatgtaaatgtctaaggAGAGCACAATGAGCTGTGATAGCACTTTAAAGTTGGAAAATATGAATATCAATACTTTTTCATTCATTATATCCCCCAAAAAAACCatgtaactaaaaaataaataacttttactgtacctgATCACATatatgttttactgtattctgATCACACTGCACAAAAGTAATGTTCTTCCGCAGTattcttgtcttgttttctagttcAAATgtctaaaattgtattattattaagataaatgcaaaaaaaattcacgtcttgttttcttagaaatgtataaaaaagcagtaatttatgattaaaaaaagagtACAAATACCTGACAGTGtgctcagaaaaataaacttcatcCAAATCAAAACCAagatttcataaataaatttaaggatgtttatatatttgtattggaaaacaagacagaaatatttacatagatattaaattatatttttcgaTTATTTTCAGTTATCTAGTTACTTTTATTATACTCTTTTTGCAGTGCATGAAACATTTAACACCATACCTTTATGAATGCAAGACTTTCTGCTCCGAATGAAAACCTTTTAAGGCATTCATTTGTGAAAGGTAAAATTCAGACTTCTTAAGACTTGCACAAACCCTGAATATATGCGCACGTATTAAATGTAACTTGAACCGCAGACATAATCAAGAACATTTAAgcataaacataacaaaaactgCATGCTTAAACATTAGAAGAATGATTAACTGCCAAATCTTGACAACTCAAATCAACTTTGCTCGTCTATTTGGACGACTGCAGAAATGCTTTCTTTTCAGTTTGAACAGTTCAATCAATAAGATGGACTTTCGCGTGGACAAATGATTCATCACATTCATCTCATCACATCATTTAATGggtgcaaagaaagaaagaaccaaCAAGAAAAACTCAATCATCAGAAAGTGCAGGAGTTCATCAGCTCCGCTCGTGCGGCTTCTCTTCATTACATCTGTGTTTTCTTAGACAGCGCTTCTGCTTCCTGTGAAGAAACACACAGAAACCCATCCATTTAGTTCAAATTCAGTGAGAAGAGCTAGACTAGAGCATGTGTGTTCAACATCAGATGGGACATTAGCACTACATTCTCAGAGTAGACACACACGGGACACACGCGCTGCGAATAAAGGAGCCTTTATGTCCCTCAGACACCTACCTTTGAGCCTGGAGGCGCCGTCAAGCCCAGAAACGCGTACACAGCATTGTCCTCTCGGGCATAGAAGAACGCCTCGTAGTTCTGGAGCACAGAAGCAAAAGAAAGCACTGCTCAGATCTTACGGTCTGTTTTTGAGTCGGTTTGAATCAGTCAAAACACAAGACACCAGTTTAAATGATACTGGTAAAAAATACCTGTACAGAACCGTGTCCAGCTCAACGAAAACAGACCGAAATAGactgattttgattgcttttaaagtattagaataattaaaattacatgtaCGTGTCCGTGTCAAGGTAAACTATTAGAATTGATTGAGATCGTTTTTTTCCATGGTGGGTatgttaaatgaattttttttttagtgaaataaaattcTAGCATCATTTATTCAGCCTCATGTCTTTCTTAACTTACATAGTTTTCTTTTTACTGggaaatacaaaagaagatattatgaagaatgtttcagttgtttctgtttatattattaaagtCAGTGGGAGCCAAAACTTTCATTACGACCAAAATGTTATTTCAtgatataagttttattttatggaatgtatagttattgtaatataattatttttgtaattttatttaatttttgttactgAACATAATAATAAAGAAGCAAATTAGATAGGTCTTTCTAACAGTAGTATTCAATTACaaaatactacagaaattaaataatctaatgtaaaaatacaactgcacagtcttcactgtatgaattaaatatagtGACCCTTATGAAAGCTACTAATTCACTCAAGGACAGTGtgtaattttctctctttttaattttattagatcAAAACAGGAACTAAAACAGAGTGTTTCAGGCAGAGAGTACAAAGAGCGGCTGCAGAGGTGTGCAGTATGAGAGAAAATATGGTGTTTTCTAATCACCCCAAAAATTATGAACTTGTATATGAGCATAATATGGCAACTTTAACTAAGAGAATATACTGCAGCAGATATATATTAGGCTGCTGCCACTTTAGGACCTGATGCACAGATACAAAGTCATTGTGTTATTTCAGAAGACATAATATACCAGTCTAGTAATATAGATTACTTTTACGCTACCtttatgtcctttttggagcttgaaagttaatatggacaaaaacagctgaattaaaatatagaattttCTACTCTAAAGAAGAAAGTAAATCTTTTTggcttttattattacttaatattcCATAATGTTTGCTTTATGTAGTGTGTGAGCACTGCCCAGCGCATAATATCTGTCATGAGTACAAACCCCACAGTATCTGTCCTCGTTGAAGATCTGAGGAGGTAGAGGGTTCCCTGTCGCTGGTCGGAAATCCTCAGGGACATGTTCTCGCATCCACTTCCTGTTGTCTTCATCAGCTGCGATGTCACATTCCTCAAAATCAATCTTATTGGCCGCTAAGAAGCTCATGACATCCTGCTGCTGTTTCTTGATCTGAGGGAAACAGAAGATTAAATCGCACATTAAAATCAATGGACACTAAATCTGACGTCCTCAAAATGAGGGCATTTCATGTGTGAAAGCATTATTATTACAGTGGACTTCACATGTATCAAGTTTTGTGAGTATCAGTTTTTGTTGAGTTACAGCCTTTTTGGAAAAATAAGGATATAACCACAACTATTGTTCTGGGaaaggcttcaagtaaagtgttaacaacattttttttttattatgaatctcAAATACAGACACTCCTGgcaagggttcaaatatgcagaagatgttGAAAAAAGAGAAGAATGCTGGAGAGAGCTGGAGGACAAACAggagactcatgaacaactattacagaccatagactgtataaaaacatgggcGTAGTGttcgtgacgtcacccataggtctccgaagagcgtttttgaagccaaAAGTAGGCAGAGccggccatcgccatcttggcagcacgtcaccacGTGTCACTCCCGTATAatagaaaatgggcaaaaaggagggagctggttgctgaaaccacgcccacctagctcaatGATGGTGACATCAGCGCAATCCACCTgccactcaagtggccacacccttaattatgcagaactttaatgcttaatataatttaaacggatgagttataaaataattcacccccctcacagttgtcatcatgaagggcaaaattagctatatagaccaaaatcattttttgaaccaggctgtaaacgtttttttttttcggctgtaaatttgggcattttaacatgggaagtctatgggattgacaaccttttgcagccagcctcatgcggccagtcgatgaattacagtttaagtcacttccttatgggcttcacgagagagagcgggaggttgccgcttgttGCAGACGCACAAAAAAAGTTGTGGAACATCCAGATGACAACATAGTATTAAAGGTGctatagaatgcattgatacaatattttcaattgttctctgatgtccccagagtgtgtatgtgaagttttatctcaaaataccccacggataatttgttgttggttgttgtgtttgtgtatttaagtGTATGTGAATAAACGcgctgttttttatgtttgtgttcccctttaaatgaaaatgagctggtgctcccgcctcccttctcagatgagtgcggagcttcaagagctcatgctcgccAGCATAccagtgttacggtttaactggtggagaccgtgttactgacctcacattgcttccaaatgcagtTTTTAACTACCACTTTCCTATTTACTGgtagcacatgaaggcagcattagtgaaaacaggcagagacaatggtagctttagcaacattagccttaccgagagccaagaagctcttttggaaaacaaaatatgatgcgtgatgttcactttgtctggagtctggacgtttgcgcACAAATTGTTGTtattgatccctctttcagaagcaatctctGCACAACTCCAGCTGAACTGACCCTTGTCTggtgtaaaatgttagcacaaacatttttttttttttttcgggacatttccttcaaaaatgaaagttaaccaccgtgtcctcagcggtGTATGGAGACTCttatgttcgttggtgcatcccaacacacaacacttttaatggctctttggcgctgacattgtacctccagcagctacagcaagaaaacagtaatggcggactggtgcttctcactcagggctgtgtatatgctaatagggcagagagagTTAATACTCGACTTTCCCCGAGTATGACTTTCTCACTGttagaaatctggaactgcttgTGTGGAGAGATtgattatgatttattgggattataaaacaatgagtggatttttaccattataggctggtcacacactgcggccacacaaccgtgttcaaacaccttataaaagtaatttttgcattctatggcacctttaagaaTCAAGACtatgctaacttttttttttaaaggggtgatgacatgagaaaccaaatttgccttgatcttctGGCATCCAACAGGTCTTTATACCATTAAAActtcctgcaagtttcatagcttaagacgtcctccccagtataaaagaagcatttatttaatcaagctccaaaTATGGCTTGTTGTGGATCCTATGGGGCAAGGTGACATCACCTAGCACCAGTCGTTTGCATTATGACCACCTCCAGAGCAAGACAACTACTCCTAATTGTGCATCATGACATCGTGTCACACCCACAGGTGTTCAGTTGAAGTGAAGAAGTAGTTGTTTACACTAAgattgtgatgtcacacagatgTGCCATTCCTGGCTGTGgaaaaaacaacatgtttgaATACGCTACCAAAGAATCCAGACATCAGGGGAAAATGGATTCAGTCACGTCAGTGTTAATTTACACGTATTAACTACATTTCACAGATGACTGTTTTGATAACAAATCGCAGTATGATGCTGGCTTTGACAGAAGACTTTTGCTCAAAGATCAGGCTGTGCCGACTATTCTTGACCTAACAATGATGCCACAGACTGCAAGTAATGTATTACAagtaaaaactactttttaaaacgtTAATTGCAGTTTAATTCATAATGAATAATCACAGTGTTTTTACTTAGTTtacttgcatat
Encoded here:
- the LOC109061387 gene encoding SH3 domain-binding glutamic acid-rich-like protein, which produces MVIKVYIASSSGSTSIKKQQQDVMSFLAANKIDFEECDIAADEDNRKWMREHVPEDFRPATGNPLPPQIFNEDRYCGNYEAFFYAREDNAVYAFLGLTAPPGSKEAEALSKKTQM